GTACCTGAAGATGATGTTGCATTTGACGCAGGGGATGCTGATTGACCAGCGTGCTATCTTGCGCAGGCTCGCCGAGTTGCAGTACACCCGTAACGATCAGGCCTTTTCGCGCGGCACGTTCCGGGTGCGCGGTGAGGTGATAGATATTTTCCCCGCCGAGTCTGACGAGGTTGCGCTACGGGTCGAGCTGTTTGACGAGGAAGTCGAGCGCTTGTCGCTGTTTGACCCGTTGACCGGCCACATCATACAAACACTGCCGCGTTACACCATCTACCCGAAAACCCACTATGTCACGCCGCGTGAGCGCATTTTGCAGGCGATGGAGGAGATAAAGGTCGAGCTGGCGCAGCGCCGCGAGGTGTTGCTGGCGAATAACAAACTGCTTGAAGAGCAGCGGCTGATGCAACGCACCACCTTCGATTTGGAGATGATGAACGAGTTGGGGTATTGCTCGGGCATTGAAAACTATTCGCGCTTTTTATCCGGTCGCGGGCCGGGTGAGCCGCCGCCGACCCTGTTTGACTATCTGCCGGCGGATGGCCTGCTGGTGATTGACGAGTCGCATGTCACTATCCCGCAGTTAGGCGGCATGTATCGCGGCGACCGGGCGCGCAAAGAAACCCTGGTGGAGTACGGTTTTCGCTTGCCGTCGGCGCTGGATAACCGGCCGATGAAGTTTGAAGAGTTCGAGGCGCTGGCTCCGCAAACCATCTATGTGTCGGCCACGCCGGGCAAATATGAGCTGGAGAAGTCCGGCGGTGACGTCATCGACCAGGTGGTGCGCCCGACCGGCCTGCTCGACCCGGTGGTGGAAGTGCGCCCGGTGGGCACGCAGGTGGATGATTTACTGTCTGAAATTCGCAAGCGGGTTGCGGTTAATGAGCGGGTGCTGGTTACGACGCTGACCAAACGCATGGCCGAGGATTTAACCGAGTATCTTGAAGAGCACGGCGAGCGGGTGCGCTATCTGCATTCGGATATCGACACCGTTGAACGGGTTGAAATCATTCGTGATTTGCGCCTGGGTGAATTTGATGTGCTGGTGGGCATCAACCTGCTGCGTGAAGGACTGGATATGCCGGAAGTGTCGCTGGTGGCGATTCTGGATGCGGACAAAGAGGGCTTTTTACGCTCTGAGCGTTCGCTTATTCAGACCATTGGCCGCGCGGCGCGAAACCTCAATGGCCGGGCAATTTTGTATGGCGACAAGATAACGCCCTCGATGGAGCGCGCTATTGGTGAAACCGAGCGGCGGCGTGAGAAACAGCAAGCGCATAACGAAAAACACGGCATTGTGCCGCAGGGCTTGAATAAGAAAATTGACGATATTCTGCAACTGGGCCAGCCGAGCGCGGGTAAAGGC
This sequence is a window from Dickeya aquatica. Protein-coding genes within it:
- the uvrB gene encoding excinuclease ABC subunit UvrB: MSKVFKLHSAFQPAGDQPEAIRRLKEGLEDGLAHQTLLGVTGSGKTFTIANVIADLNRPTMVLAPNKTLAAQLYGEMKAFFPDNAVEYFVSYYDYYQPEAYVPSSDTFIEKDASVNEHIEQMRLSATKALLERRDVVVVASVSAIYGLGDPDLYLKMMLHLTQGMLIDQRAILRRLAELQYTRNDQAFSRGTFRVRGEVIDIFPAESDEVALRVELFDEEVERLSLFDPLTGHIIQTLPRYTIYPKTHYVTPRERILQAMEEIKVELAQRREVLLANNKLLEEQRLMQRTTFDLEMMNELGYCSGIENYSRFLSGRGPGEPPPTLFDYLPADGLLVIDESHVTIPQLGGMYRGDRARKETLVEYGFRLPSALDNRPMKFEEFEALAPQTIYVSATPGKYELEKSGGDVIDQVVRPTGLLDPVVEVRPVGTQVDDLLSEIRKRVAVNERVLVTTLTKRMAEDLTEYLEEHGERVRYLHSDIDTVERVEIIRDLRLGEFDVLVGINLLREGLDMPEVSLVAILDADKEGFLRSERSLIQTIGRAARNLNGRAILYGDKITPSMERAIGETERRREKQQAHNEKHGIVPQGLNKKIDDILQLGQPSAGKGKGRGKKAASDNAAYQALSPKALEQKIRELESQMLSHAQNLEFEEAARLRDDIHALREQFIALS